The DNA sequence aaagtatcaatccGCCACTTCCACCGATTGTTAAATGGAAACTAAATTACATGGGGCagagattgcaattcctacagcttccacacgatgtcgccagtctcgtcatttcCGGGCTGTTTATTTCTTGGTCAAACCAACCTGagagatcactttccatccggtctccgactggaaggtatggaagagagattttggaagatgatttgaaatcgtggagctattgaatacacatcgccccgtgatcattttgatagattattaacggttactgatacctaaagttggattagaaaagtatttcgaagtgttttgttgAAATTTTATCGtctacttttttaatttaaaaaaatgacgtagcgttttcaaacggtgtttttttctgaatcacacagtttccatagatggctattttaggtatatatggaccgatttaatcggaaaaaaagacccaatagtgatgtttatggggcatataggagtgccaacaaagaagatcttcaaaggtaatgaaagttttatattttatttatgctatttgggtagcgccggctacgcgaaatcttttgtttacgtagcattcaggtatttcggggtgttgcatgctctcttataatagcttctcatgctttcgccgaaaagcatttaaaaaatctgacttgttgcctggattcacaacgagtgtagctttaattcaataccctgcatgtgtattttaatgaacgtttgagttttaacgagtgctattagcatgtagcgtagcgcatttgcatttccagatgTCTAGTTGGGACGTTTTCGTAGCAAGAGGTTGGGGAACCACGCTCAGCTGGTATCAAGGCTTGGCCCTGCTGCACCACAGTCCTGACTAAAATGCTCAATGGAGAGTCTCCCAATGGATAGTTTTTGTAAATGCTTTATtgtacctttgtttaactaggcaagtcagttaaaaaccagttatgcattagggggcgctattcaaatttttggatgaaaaacgttcccgttttaaacaagatattgtGTCACGAAAAGAttctcgactatgcatataattgaagctttggaaagaaaacactctgacgtttccaaaactgcaaagatattgtctgtgagtgcaacagaactgatgttacaggcgaaacccagataaaaatccaagtgccgcatttttttaaaccacctcatgccaatgactccttatatggctgtgaatgagctacgaatgagcttacgttttccattgtgacgtctttttacgcatttccattgaagaatagccgtaagggaccatatatagcaagtggtcacatggtgtctcccgcagaaaatcttgcgtaaaatactgaggtagccatttttccaatcgcttcttatgagaaaccaattgcctcgacggatatattatcgaatatatatgttaaaaacaccttgaggatggatcctaaacaacgtttgccgtgtttctgtcgatattatggagttaattttgaaaaaagtttggcgttgtagtggtagcattttccggtcgatttctcagccaagcatgatgaacaaacgggagctatttcgcctacaaaaataatattttgggaaaaaaggaacatttgctatctaactgggagtctcctgagtgaaaacatctgaagttcttcaaaggtaaattatttaatttgcttttcttatttctgtgaaaatgttgcctgctgccagcagagctagcatagcattatgccatgataaacttacacaaatgcttgtctagcgttggctgtaacgcatatttagaaaatctgagatgacagtgttgttaacaaaaggctaagcttgtgtttgaatatatttatttcatttcatttgcgattttcatgactAGGAAAAGTtactaggggtatttatgtccgctgtgttatgctaattagtttgaggctatgACTACGATCCCGAatccgggattgctcgtcgcaagaggttaagaacatattcttactTAAGATGATAACCCACAGTTCCCCGataggctaactgccttgttcaggggcagaacaacagatttttaccttgtaaactcggggattcgatccagcaaccttttggttactggcctattgctctaacgactaggctaATGCTTAGTCCAGGGCTagtcttaatctgtgtctgggataTGGGCCTTTAGAATTAAAGGTGAAAGATTGGCCCTATGTGAAGGACAAAAGTTGAGCTTTATTGAGAGGACCACAGCAACTTGGACAAAAGTTGGGTTGATAGGATAATAATTTCCACCGACCTTGACCAGTATATTCGGGAAGACAGCAGCATCTTGTAGAAGTAGAATCCCACTCCCAGTAGCCTGGTTAAGGCTCACAGCACCACAGATCCCTGAAGAGTTACGCTGGTGTCTCAGTAGGTTCTCAGAGAGCGAGAACCTCATTCCACACCCGGAGCACTGgtacggtttctctccagtgtgaacTCTCTGGTGTTTCAGCAGTTTTGACTCGAtagtgaaactcttcccacattcggTGCATTGGTACAGGTTCTCCCCAGTGTGGATTCTCTGATGTTCCTTCAGCTTGGTTGAAGTGGAGAAGCTCTGGTCACAATGGAAACATTTGTAGAAGTTGACTCCAGTGTGTGATTGGGCATGTATTTTCAAGGACACCAGTTGAGCAAATCCCTTACCGCATTCTCCACATTGGTACGGCGTTTCTCCGGTGTGGAGTCGTTCATGCTTCACCAGTGTCCCAGATAGAGCAAAGCGCTTGGGGCAGTAGGAGCAGCAGTAAGGTCTCTCGCCAGTGTGCACTCTCTCGTGGTTCTTCAGCTTGGCCGCAGTGGAGAAAGTCTTTTCACAATGAGCGCAGAGgaaaggtttctcccctgtgtgtgtctgttggtgaGATTTTAGGTGTGCCAACTGAGAAAAACTCTTCCCGCACTCGGggcagctataaggtttctcacCCGAGTGCAACAACTGGTGTCTCTTCAAGTCTCCCATGTGAGTAAACCTGCTCCCGCAGTCAGAGCAGGGGTACGGCTTCTCTCCACTGTGCACTTTCTGGTGCGTCTTGAGGTTTGCGGCTTGGGAGAAGCCCTTCCCACACACCATACActcgtaaggcttctctcctgtgtgtgttctctggtgtagcaTTAGTTTGTAGGAGCTGGATAGTTCTTTTCCACACGTTGAGCAGATGTGAGGGCCCAGAGCTTTGTTGTTCTCCTGGTGTTGGTCAGGTCCTCCTAATGTAGAGGGACTCTCCTCACTCTCAGAGCAATGGTCAGGTCTCTCTGCTGTGGTAAAGAGGACGTATGGATAAGTAAGCACCTTAAATATGTGAAGATTTGAGACTGCCAATAATATAGATGTTTCTTAATTTGGGTAATTGGAAATACACAATTTATTTAAATTTCCTAAAATAAAGTAAACGTGAATATGTAGGCTAACCCCATACCTTAATAAATTAATCTTTGAACTCACCAAAAGCAggatcttcctcctcttcttttacttTGACATCTAGTACAACAGACTCCTCTACAACTGTGGGTTCAACCTGGTTGTTTTGGTCAACATAAGCCTAGGGTTAATAATCAGAAAACTCATTCAGTATATAATATGTCAACAGCAGCATTAATCTTAGTTATATTGTGTTAAGGGCCTTAATGACTGGTTTAAGGgtgcaaaattccagtaactttctttaaaaattcccaggttttccagaaatacaGGTTGGAAGACTCCTGGAATCAGAAAgaaataagcaggaaatctggaaTCCACCAACACAGATGAAAACAaaacgtattaagaaggaaaataaatacaaaattgcACTGGATACACCATATAAACCTACCTTACTGGTACCATCCACAGAGGTGGCCTCCTGCCGCTGTGACCCACCCGGTATACCTTCATGGATACGACGACGGTGACTGGTTCTATTCGCTGACGAGGAGAAACTCTTCCCGCAGTCGGAGCACTGGAATGGTTTCTCTCCGGTGTGAACCCTCTGGTGTCTTTTAAGGAGTGACGACGACGAGAACCTCTTCTCGCATTGAGAGCAGTGGTACGGTTTCTCTCCGGTGTGCTGGCGCATGTGTATCTTTAAGGTCCACGGCTGAGTGAATTCCTTCCCACATTCTGAACAGCTGTACGGCTTGGCGGTACTATTCGCTTCGCTTATATGGGATTGTTCATGTCTTGTTAGAGAGCTTGGGAAAACAAAGGTCTTTTTGCAGGTGGAACACTGGTAAGGTCTCTCCCCAGTGTGCATCCTCTGGTGCATCTTGAGCTCTGCTGCAGAGTTGCAGCCCCTTTCACACTCAGAGCATGGGAAAGGTTTTTTCATGCTGAGTCTCTGCTTCTCTCCGGCGTGCGTCATCATGTGGACCTTCAAGTGCCACATACgtgagaaactcttcccacacacaGAGCAGTGGCAAGGTTTCTCTCCGGTGTGTGTCCGATGGTGTAGTTTTAACTCTCCTTGGCTGACAAACCTCTTCCAACAGTTCTTTTCTGGACAGAtgtatggtttctctcctgtgtgcaaCCTCTCGTGTGTTTTGAGGGTCCCTGTATCACTGAATCTCTTCCCGCACACAGAGCAAGgatatggtttctctcctgtgtgcgtTCTAAGATGTCTCTGTAgtttagatgggtgaggaaacTCTTTCCCACACTCCGGGCAGCGGTAAAATGTCTTCTTAGCTGGGCGATTCTCCTGGCGTCGTTCTGCTGATGCCTCATCACTAGAGCTGGGGTTTGGACTCTCTCCTGTTACAACAGTAAGGATAAAACAAGTTATGGTGCGTCCCAGATGCTACCCTATTtccaatatagcacactacttttgacctggccCTATACAGGAACTAGGGTATCATAATACACTTAACGCTCTAGGTTCATGTATTAAACTAATAAATCATCTCCTCGAGGGGCATTAAAGTATCGTCCATCTGTGGGTAGGCGGCTGTGGGTAGGGGAGCTGTGGGTAGGGGAGCTGTGGGTAGGGGAGCTGTGGGTAGGGGAGCTGTGGGTAGGGGGCTGTGGGTAGGGGGCTGTGGGTAGGGGGCTGTGGGTAGGGggctgtgggtaaggggctgtgggtaaggggctgtgggtaaggggctgtgggtaaggggctgtgggtaaggggctgtgggtaaggggctgtgggtaaggggctgtgggtaaggggctgtgggtaggggactgtgggtaaggggctgtgggtaaggggctgtgggtaggggactgtgggtaaggggctgtgggtaggggactgtgggtaaggggctgtgggtaggggactgtgggtaggggctgtgggtaggggaGCTGTGGGTAgggggctgtgggtaggggaGCTGTGGGTAGGGGGCTGTGGGTAGGGGGCTGTGGGTAGGGGGCGTGggtaggggctgtgggtaggggctgtgggtaggggactgtgggtaggggctgtgggtaggggctgtgggtagggactgtgggtaaggggctgtgggtagggggctgtgggtaggggctgtgggtaaggggctgtgggtaagGGGACTGTGGGTAGGGgactgtgggtaaggggctgtgggtaggggactgtgggtaaggggctgtgggtaggggactgtgggtaaggggctgtgggtagggtattgtgggtaggggctgtgggtaggggactgtgggtaaggggctgtgggtaggggactgtgggtaaggggctgtgggtagggggctgtgggtaaggggctgtgggtaagggactgtgggtaaggggactgtgggtaaggggctgtgggtaggggactgtgggtaaggggctgtgggtaggggactgtgggtaaggggctgtgggtaggggactgtgggtaaggggctgtgggtagggtattgtgggtaaggggctgtgggtaggggactgtgggtaaggggctgtgggtaggggactgtgggtaaggggctgtgggtaggggaatgtgggtaaggggctgtgggtaaggggctgtgggtagggggctgtgggtagggggctgtgggtaggggctgtgggtaggggacTGTGGATAGAGACTGTGGGTAGGGGCTGTGGGTAGAGGACTGTGggtaggggctgtgggtagggggctgtgggtaaggggctgtgggtaaggggctgtgggtaggggactgtgggtaggggctgtgggtaggggctgtgggtagggggctgtgggtaaggggctgtgggtaagggactgtgggtaaggggactgtgggtaaggggactgtgggtaaggggctgtgggtaggtgactgtgggtaaggggctgtgggtaggggactgtgggtaaggggctgtgggtaggggactgtgggtaaggggctgtgggtaggggactgtgggtaaggggctgtgggtaggggactgtgggtaaggggctgtgggtagggtattgtgggtaaggggctgtgggtaaggggctgtgggtaggggactgtgggtaaggggctgtgggtaaggggctgtgggtaaggggctgtgggtagggtattgtgggtaaggggctgtgggtaggggactgtgggtaaggggctgtgggtaggggactgtgggtaaggggctgtgggtagggggctgtgggtaaggggctgtgggtaagggactgtgggtaaggggactgtgggtaaggggctgtgggtaggggactgtgggtaaggggctgtgggtagggactgtgggtaaggggctgtgggtaggggactgtgggtaaggggctgtgggtaggggactgtgggtaaggggctgtgggtagggtattgtgggtaaggggctgtgggtaggagactgtgggtaaggggctgtgggtaggggactgtgggtaaggggctgtgggtaggggaatgtgggtaaggggctgtgggtaaggggctgtgggtagggggctgtgggtagggggctgtgggtagggggctgtgggtagggggctgtgggtagggggctgtgggtaggggacTGTGGATAGAGACTGTGGGTAGGGGCTGTGGGTAGAGGACTGTGggtaggggctgtgggtaggggactgtgggtaagggctgtgggtaggggactgtgggtaaggggctgtgggtagggggGCTGTGGGTAGGTGACTGTGGATAGAGACTGTGGGTAGGGGCTGTGGGTAGAGGACTGTGGGTAGGGGGCTGTGGGTAGGAgactgtgggtaaggggctgtgggtaaggggctgtgggtagggggctgtgggtaggggctgtgggtaaggggctgtgggtagggggCTGTGGGTAAGGGACTGTGGGTAAGGGACTGTGGGTAAGGGACTGTGGGTAAGGGgactgtgggtaaggggctgtgggtaggtgactgtgggtaaggggctgtgggtaggtgactgtgggtaaggggctgtgggtagggactgtgggtaaggggctgtgggtagggtttgtgggtaaggggctgtgggtaggggactgtgggtaaggggctgtgggtaggggactgtgggtaaggggctgtgggtaaggggctgtgggtaagggactgtgggtaaggggactgtgggtaaggggctgtgggtaggggactgtgggtaaggggctgtgggtaggggacTGTGGGTAGGATAttgtgggtaaggggctgtgggtaggggactgtgggtaaggggctgtgggtaggggactgtgggtaaggggctgtgggtaggagactgtgggtaaggggctgtgggtaaggggctgtgggtaaggggctgtgggtagggggctgtgggtagggggctgtgggtagggggctgtgggtaggggctgtgggtagggcTGGGGCTGTGGGTAGGGGTCTGTGGATAGAGACTGTGGGTAGGGGCTGTGGGTAGAGGACTGTGGGTAGGGGACTGTGGGTAGAGGACTGTGGGTAGAGGACTGTGGGTAGAGGACTGTGGGTAGGGGCTGTGGGTAGAGGACTGTGGGTAGGGGCTGTGGGTAGAGGACTGTGGGTAGAGGACTGTGGGTAGGGACTGTGGGTAGAGGACTGTGGGTAGAGGACTGTGGGTAGGGGCTGTGGGTAGAGGACTGTGGGTAGGAGCTGTGGGTAGGGGAGCTGTGggtaggggctgtgggtaggggagctgtgggtaaggggctgtgggtaaggggactgtgggtaaggggctgtgggtaaggggctgtgggtaaggggctgtgggtaaggggctatgggtaaggggctgtgggtaaggggctgtgggtaggggctgtgggtaaggggctgtgggtaagGGACTGTGGGtaggggctgtgggtaaggggctgtggttaaggggctgtgggtaggggcTGTGAcggaaataaaataacaataaatcTGTCTTCTGTCTCAAGACAATAAATAACCATCAAAACCATTTAAAATAggcaaacatttatttatttatatcagacatcattacagccaACACTGTTCTTTCCCCCCTCAGACAGACATCATTACAGCCAACACTGTTCTTTTccccctcagacatcattacagccaacactgttctttccctcctcagacatcattacagccaacactgttctttccctcctcagacatcattacagccaACACTGTTCTTTCCCTCCTCAGACATCGTTACAGCCAACACTGTTCTTTCccccctcagacatcattacagccaacactgttctttcccccctcagacatcattacagccaacactgttctttcccccctcagacatcattacagccaacactgttctttccctcctcagacatcattacagccaacactgttctttccctcctcagacatcattacagccaacactgttctttccctcagacatcattacagccaACACTGTTCTTTCCCTCCTTAGACATCATTACAGCCAACACTGTTCTTTCCctcctcagacatcattacagccaacactgttctttcccccctcagacatcattacagccaacactgttctttccctcctcagacatcattacagccaacactgttctttccctcctcagacatcattacagccaacactgttctttccctcctcagacatcattacagccaacactgttctttccctcctcagacatcattacagccaacactgttctttccctcctcagacatcattacagccaacactgttctttccctcctcagacatcattacagccaacactgttctttcccccctcagacatcattacagccaacactgttctttcccccctcagacatcattacagccaACACTGTTCTTTCCCCCCTCAGACAGACATCATTACAACCATCACTgtcctcagacatcattacagccaACACTGTTATTTTCCTCCTCAAGACATCATTACAGCAAACACTGTTCTTTCCCCCCTCAGACAGACATCATTACAACCAACACTGTTCTTTCCcacctcagacatcattacaaccaacactgttctttcccccctcagacatcattacaaccAACACTTATTTTCctcctcagacatcattacagccaACACTGTTATTCCCCCCCCAGACAGACATCATTACAACCAACACTGTTCTTTCccccctcagacatcattacagccaACACTGTTCTTTCCCCCTTCAAGACATCATTACAGCCAACACTGTTCTTTCccccctcagacatcattacagccaACACTGTTATTTTCctcctcagacatcattacagccaacactgttctttcccccctcagacatcattacatccaacactgttctttcccccctcagacatcattacaaccaacactgttctttcccccctcagacatcattacagccaACACTTATTTTCctcctcagacatcattacagccaacagttattcccccccccccagacagacaTCATTACAACCAACACTGTTCTTTTccccctcagacatcattacagccaacactgttctttcccccctcagacatcattacagccaacactgttattttccccctcagacatcattacagccaACACTGTTCTTTCCCTCCTTAGACATCATTACAACCAACACTGTTATTTTccccctcagacatcattacaaccAACACTGTTATTTTCctcctcagacatcattacagccaACACTGTTCTTTCCCTCCTTAGACATCATTACAACCAACACTGTTATTTTccccctcagacatcattacagccaACACTGGTCTTTCCCCCCTCAGACAGACATCATTACAACCAACACTGTTATTTTccccctcagacatcattacagacaacACTGTTATTTTCctcctcagacatcattacagccaACACTGTTATTTCCctcctcagacatcattacagccaACACTGTTCTTTCCCCCTCAGACAGACATCATTACAGCCAACACTGTTATTTTCCCCCTCAGACATTGCATGGGTGACAGAACAGCAGatactgcaacaacaaaaaataccacATTGCTCACATCTGTTTCATCtacaaaacataaaacataacAAAGAGTCTGTCTGGGGCAAAGAGTGTCTCTGTTTCCCCTAATGGGGCAAAGAGTGTCTCTGTTTCCCCTAATGGGGCAAAGAGTGTCTCTGTTTCCCCTAATGGGGCAAAGAGTGTCTCTGTTTCCCCTAATGGGGCAAAGAGTGTCTCTGTTTCCCCTAACGGGGCAAAGAGTGTCTCTGTTTCCCCTAACGGGGCAAAGAGTGTCTCTGTTTCCCCTAACGGGGCAAAGAGTGTCTCTGTTTCCCCTAACGGGGCAAAGAGTGTCTCTGTTTCCCCTAACGGGGCAAAGAGTGTCTCTGTTTCCCCTAATGGGGCAAAGAGTGTCTCTGTTTCCCCTAATGGGGTAAAGAGTGTCTCTGTTTCCCCTAATGGGGTAAAGAGTGTCTCTGTTTCCCCTAATGGGGCAAAGAGTGGCTCTGTTTCCCCTAATGGGGCAAACAGTGGCTCTGTTTCCCCTATTGAGGATTCCATCTTTAAAGACTCATCAAATTGAACTGTCCTCTTGAGAGAACCATTTTATTTCTAGTTAACATTCAGTCGGCTACTTACCTGTATAATTAAAACTCCACTCCTCTaaatcttcctcctcctctttgactACGATGTTAAATCTAGGTATTTCACTGAAGCTGTCAAGGCCTCCAGGGTAACCAATCTCCTGCCCCTGTGGTGTGTAGTCCCGGTCACCGTGGTTACTGTCAGGACCTAGTGACAGCGTTGGTTGGGGTTCAGTTGAGCAGGACGGGGACGGCCCACCAAAGTCCTAGAatacataatcaaatcaaattgtatttaaagcgcttttttaaaaaaaatcaagaaTCGCAACACACTGTATAGTAAAACAAACAGTCAGTGCCACTTGTcagttaaaaaaaacaacatcactatatatatatatatatatatacacatacagtataccacaaaagtgagtacaccccacAGTGAAAATGTCCAAAGTTGCCAGCGggttagacattaatggctgtgtgttgagttattttgaggggacagcaaatttacactgttatacaagctgtacactcaccacttgacattgtagcaaagtgtcatttcttcagtgttgtcacatgaaaagatacactcaaatatttacaaaaatgtgaggggtgtatgtgctgccatcctgttagaaggtaacagattattttattacagTGGTTCaattggattttcattgtgttcaatggtgttatttgccccctagtggatttttctggtacttagaaagactGTACGCAAACAGGAAGTAGAGAATTTGTTCTGCACTCATAGAAGCAGCTACAAACA is a window from the Oncorhynchus kisutch isolate 150728-3 unplaced genomic scaffold, Okis_V2 Okis06b-Okis10b_hom, whole genome shotgun sequence genome containing:
- the LOC109880400 gene encoding zinc finger protein 850 isoform X1, with product MEEDFGGPSPSCSTEPQPTLSLGPDSNHGDRDYTPQGQEIGYPGGLDSFSEIPRFNIVVKEEEEDLEEWSFNYTGESPNPSSSDEASAERRQENRPAKKTFYRCPECGKEFPHPSKLQRHLRTHTGEKPYPCSVCGKRFSDTGTLKTHERLHTGEKPYICPEKNCWKRFVSQGELKLHHRTHTGEKPCHCSVCGKSFSRMWHLKVHMMTHAGEKQRLSMKKPFPCSECERGCNSAAELKMHQRMHTGERPYQCSTCKKTFVFPSSLTRHEQSHISEANSTAKPYSCSECGKEFTQPWTLKIHMRQHTGEKPYHCSQCEKRFSSSSLLKRHQRVHTGEKPFQCSDCGKSFSSSANRTSHRRRIHEGIPGGSQRQEATSVDGTSKAYVDQNNQVEPTVVEESVVLDVKVKEEEEDPAFAERPDHCSESEESPSTLGGPDQHQENNKALGPHICSTCGKELSSSYKLMLHQRTHTGEKPYECMVCGKGFSQAANLKTHQKVHSGEKPYPCSDCGSRFTHMGDLKRHQLLHSGEKPYSCPECGKSFSQLAHLKSHQQTHTGEKPFLCAHCEKTFSTAAKLKNHERVHTGERPYCCSYCPKRFALSGTLVKHERLHTGETPYQCGECGKGFAQLVSLKIHAQSHTGVNFYKCFHCDQSFSTSTKLKEHQRIHTGENLYQCTECGKSFTIESKLLKHQRVHTGEKPYQCSGCGMRFSLSENLLRHQRNSSGICGAVSLNQATGSGILLLQDAAVFPNILVKAGHKPTESLPTDQGHSEASTQTAGMTGNTKEEQQTLGLKIKTEELEEEEEEEEEEEEEEEEEEEEEVVGLINSDGEEMDWDPSLLGYNPSQSSDIEESPSTSGEPEHHQENHTAKSSHCCSVCGKDCQKLSALQKHMRIHTGEKPYHCTLCGNQFREKGHLKAHLKTHTGEKPYHCPTCGMKFAHLGAMKIHLLTHTGEKPYPCSVCGKSFTQSSRLKQHFRTHTGEKPYSCSVCRKSFARPADLKVHHRDHTGEKPYSCTECGQSFTSSHNLWKHQKTHLPPGLPQPVEFDNHNQTPEMNAENEGLKEEDEEEEFSVLINSDGEEVGLDLDPPRLNPPLSSEEEESPSTSGETEQHQVNHNTALRYSCSVCGKQFNHKGHLRRHESVHSVEKPYGCSDCDKMFGSTIALNRHKKLHREEKPHICTVCGKGFVQLSRLKEHYPTHSGEKPHCCSVCGKRFTTASYLKTHSKVHLGESPYTCNICRRDCQKLSAFKLHMRIHTGEKPFSCAVCEKQFTQKRHLQDHQKVHTGEKPYPCPHCDKRFSFSSALKRHQQLHTGEKPHCCFVCGNSFSQAGRLKEHLQTHSGERPFSCSVCEKTFRKASELTIHNRSHTGERPYSCAECGKTFTSSMKLGRHKKIHQNTKTEEVLTKDVKSIP
- the LOC109880400 gene encoding zinc finger protein 850 isoform X2, producing the protein MEEDFGGPSPSCSTEPQPTLSLGPDSNHGDRDYTPQGQEIGYPGGLDSFSEIPRFNIVVKEEEEDLEEWSFNYTGESPNPSSSDEASAERRQENRPAKKTFYRCPECGKEFPHPSKLQRHLRTHTGEKPYPCSVCGKRFSDTGTLKTHERLHTGEKPYICPEKNCWKRFVSQGELKLHHRTHTGEKPCHCSVCGKSFSRMWHLKVHMMTHAGEKQRLSMKKPFPCSECERGCNSAAELKMHQRMHTGERPYQCSTCKKTFVFPSSLTRHEQSHISEANSTAKPYSCSECGKEFTQPWTLKIHMRQHTGEKPYHCSQCEKRFSSSSLLKRHQRVHTGEKPFQCSDCGKSFSSSANRTSHRRRIHEGIPGGSQRQEATSVDGTSKVEPTVVEESVVLDVKVKEEEEDPAFAERPDHCSESEESPSTLGGPDQHQENNKALGPHICSTCGKELSSSYKLMLHQRTHTGEKPYECMVCGKGFSQAANLKTHQKVHSGEKPYPCSDCGSRFTHMGDLKRHQLLHSGEKPYSCPECGKSFSQLAHLKSHQQTHTGEKPFLCAHCEKTFSTAAKLKNHERVHTGERPYCCSYCPKRFALSGTLVKHERLHTGETPYQCGECGKGFAQLVSLKIHAQSHTGVNFYKCFHCDQSFSTSTKLKEHQRIHTGENLYQCTECGKSFTIESKLLKHQRVHTGEKPYQCSGCGMRFSLSENLLRHQRNSSGICGAVSLNQATGSGILLLQDAAVFPNILVKAGHKPTESLPTDQGHSEASTQTAGMTGNTKEEQQTLGLKIKTEELEEEEEEEEEEEEEEEEEEEEEVVGLINSDGEEMDWDPSLLGYNPSQSSDIEESPSTSGEPEHHQENHTAKSSHCCSVCGKDCQKLSALQKHMRIHTGEKPYHCTLCGNQFREKGHLKAHLKTHTGEKPYHCPTCGMKFAHLGAMKIHLLTHTGEKPYPCSVCGKSFTQSSRLKQHFRTHTGEKPYSCSVCRKSFARPADLKVHHRDHTGEKPYSCTECGQSFTSSHNLWKHQKTHLPPGLPQPVEFDNHNQTPEMNAENEGLKEEDEEEEFSVLINSDGEEVGLDLDPPRLNPPLSSEEEESPSTSGETEQHQVNHNTALRYSCSVCGKQFNHKGHLRRHESVHSVEKPYGCSDCDKMFGSTIALNRHKKLHREEKPHICTVCGKGFVQLSRLKEHYPTHSGEKPHCCSVCGKRFTTASYLKTHSKVHLGESPYTCNICRRDCQKLSAFKLHMRIHTGEKPFSCAVCEKQFTQKRHLQDHQKVHTGEKPYPCPHCDKRFSFSSALKRHQQLHTGEKPHCCFVCGNSFSQAGRLKEHLQTHSGERPFSCSVCEKTFRKASELTIHNRSHTGERPYSCAECGKTFTSSMKLGRHKKIHQNTKTEEVLTKDVKSIP